In the genome of Afipia felis ATCC 53690, the window TTTCGGCGCGGCGCTGCTCGCTTTCGGCCATGTGCCCGCGCAGGCGGCAGCGAAAATCCAGCGCGTGGTTTCACCGGGCGGCATTGAGGCCTGGCTTGTGCAGGACGCGACCGTACCGCTGGTCGCAATGCAGTTCGCCTTCACCGGCGGCAGCGCGCAGGACCCCGCCGACAAGCCCGGTGTAGCCCAATTGATGGCCGACAATCTCGACGAAGGCGCGGGCGACCTCGATTCCAACGCCTATCATGAGCGGCTGGAGCGCCGCGCGATCCAGATGAACTTCACCGTGACGCGCGATCAGATCCGCGGCTCGCTGCGGATGCTGAAGGACAACCGCGATGAGGCGTTCGACCTGCTGCGCCTCGCGCTGACCGCGCCGCGTTTCGATGCCGAGCCGCTGGAGCGCGTCCGTGCGCAGACGATATCGATCCTGCGCCGTGAATCGGTCACGCCCGGCTCGATCGCCGGCAACAAGTTCTTTGCCGCCGGATTCCCGAACCATCCTTACGCGCATTCGCCGCGCGGTACACTGGAGAGCGTTCCCACGATTACCGCTGACGATCTGCGCACCTACCGCGAAAAGGTGTTCGCACGGGACGGGCTGACCGTTGCCGTGGTCGGCGACATTGATGCCGAGGCGCTGGGCCAGCTGCTCGACAAGACATTCGGCACCTTGCCCGCGAAAGGCACTCTAGCTCCCGTGCCTGATGTAACGATTGCCACAGGCGACAACAGAATTTTCGTGCCGCTCGATGTGCCGCAGACCAACATTCTATTCGGCGGACCATCAATCAAGCGCGACGATCCCGACTTCATGGCGGCCTATATCGTCAACCACATTATCGGCGGCGGCTCGCTGTCGTCGCGGCTCTATCACGAAGTGCGGGAAAAGCGCGGCCTCGTCTATTCCGTCTCCACGTCGTTGTGGTGGATGGACAAAACCTCGATCTTCCTCGGCAACACCGCGACCCGCGCCGACCGAGCCAATGAGACGGCAGACCGGATCGCCGCCGAGCTGAAGCGCATCGCCGACGACGGCCCAACCCAGCAGGAGCTGGACGAGGCCAAGTCCTATCTCAAGGGCTCGCAAATGGTGGCGCTGGATTCGTCCACCAAATTCGCCGGGGCGCTGCTGCAATACCAGCTCGACAAACTCGGCATTGACTATCTCGACCGCCGGCCGGCGATCATCGATGCCGTGACACTGGACGACGCCAAACGCGTCGCCAAGAAAATCTGGAGCCATCAGCTTCTGACGGTCAGCGTCGGTCGCCCGCCCGCAGAAGCCGCCACGCCCAAGCCGATCAAGAACTAGGTCGTTTCCGTCTCGGCTGTGCTATCTGTGATCCATGATCCGGGTCACACGCGATATCGTCATCGACGAGAGCGACATCGACATCTCCTTCGTCCGCGCCTCCGGGCCGGGCGGGCAGAATGTCAACAAGCTCTCCACCGCGGCGCAACTGCGCCTCGATGTGGGCCGCCTGCAGCTTGCCACCGATACGCTGACGCGCCTGCAGACGCTCGCGGGCCAGCGCATGACGAAGGACGGCGTGCTGGTACTGCATGCCCAGCGCTTCCGTACCCAGGAACGCAACCGTGCCGACGCTATCGAGCGCCTCCTCGTCCTGCTGCGCGAAGCGGCTGTGCGTCCGAAGACGCGCCGTCCTACCCGGCCGACGCTCGGCTCGAAAAAGCGCCGCCTTGATGGCAAGAAACGCCGCTCCGATATCAAGGCGGGTCGAAGCACGCGGTTCGACGACTAAGCGAATCAACGGCGCTACCTTGTGCGCAAGCGCAAAGGCGGCCTCCCTATTTGGACCAAACCTCCATAAAATCCGCACCATGCCCGTCCGTCAACTGCCCGAACAGATCGTCAACCGTATTGCCGCCGGTGAGGTAGTGGAGCGGCCTGCGAGCGCCGTGAAAGAACTCGTCGAGAACGCCATCGATGCGGGCGGCTCGCGCATCGACATCTTCACCGAGGGTGGCGGCCGGCGGCGCATCGCCATCACCGACGACGGCAGCGGCATGACGCGCGGCGACCTCGCGCTTGCGGTCGAGCGCCACGCCACCTCGAAACTCGACGACGAGGATCTCTTACGCATTCGCACGCTCGGCTTCCGTGGCGAAGCCCTGCCCTCGATCGGCTCCGTGGCGAAACTCGCGATCACCACACGCCACGCCAGCGAGCCGCACGCCTGGGCGCTCGAAGTCGACGCAGGAACGAAATCCGGCATCACACCCGCAGCGCTCGCCCACGGCACCCGCGTCGAGGTGAGCGACCTGTTCTATGCAACGCCTGCACGGCTGAAGTTTCTGAAAACCGACCGCACCGAAGCCGAAGCGATCCGCGAAGTCGTGCGGCGGCTGGCGATGGCGCGGCCTGACATCGCCTTCACGCTCGCGGGCGAGGAACGCGCGCCCATCACATGGGCGGCCGCACTACCCGGCGCGCCGGGGCGGCTGACGCGGCTCGGCGACATTCTCGGCAGCGATTTCCGCACCCATGCCATCGAGGTGCGCGCCGAGCGCGAAGATGTTTCTGTCGAGGGTTTTGCCGCGGCACCGTCGCTGACCCGCGCTAACGCGCTCGGGCAATATCTGTTCGTCAACGGCCGCCCGGTACGCGACAAGCTCATTCTCGGGGCGGTGCGTGCCGCCTATTCCGATTATCTGCCACGCGACCGCCATCCGATCGTGGCGCTGTTTGTCACGCTCGATCCGCAGGAGGTCGACGCCAACGTTCACCCGGCCAAGACCGAAGTGCGTTTCCGCAATGCAGGCCTCGTCCGCGCGCTGATCATTCATGCGCTGAAGGACGGCCTCGCCCGCGAAGGGCGGCGCACGGCTGCCAACACCAACGGCGCCGCAATCACGACGGCCTTCCGCCGGGAAGATTTGCCGCGCGGCGGTTACGACTGGCGATCATCGCCTGCTGCGCCTTTTGCTTCTCACCCGTCTTCTACTGCAATGGCGTTCGACGAAGCGCCGCAGGCGACTTTCGACGCTTATGCACCGAGCGCGGACGCACGAGGCCATGACACACCGCTTACCGACGCCGTCAACCAACCGCTTGGCGCCGCGCGCACGCAACTTCACGCGAACTACATCGTGGCGCAGACCAACGACGGTCTCGTGCTGGTCGACCAGCACGCGGCGCACGAGCGCATCGTCTACGAACGGCTCAAGGCTTCCCTCGAAAGAAACGGCGTGCAGCGCCAGATGCTGCTAATCCCCGAAATCGTCGAGATGGACGAGGCCGTGGTCGAGAAGCTGCTCGCGCGCACGGATGAACTTGAGAAATACGGCCTCGCCATCGAATCTTTCGGCCCGGGTGCAGTTGCGGTACGCGAGACGCCGTCGCTGCTCGGCAAGACCAACGCAGCGTCGCTATTGCGCGATTTAGCCGAGCACATGGCGGAATGGGACGAGGCGTTGCCGCTGGAACGGCGGCTGATGCATGTCGCCGCCACCATGGCCTGCCACGGTTCGGTGCGCGCGGGCCGCATTCTCAAGGTCGAGGAAATGAACGCATTGCTGCGCGAGATGGAAGCGACGCCGAATTCCGGCCAGTGCAACCATGGCCGCCCGACCTATGTGGAATTGAAACTAGCCGATATCGAGAAGCTGTTCGGACGACGCTAGATCAATCACCAGCGCGCAGAAATACGAACTCGGTATCGTCATAAGCGCGGCGCTCAAGTTCTTCGTAACCCTCAGGCGCAGCAAATGCCGCCGCCGTCGTCTCTTCAACCACCACGAGCGCACCCGGCACGAGCCATTTGCCTTCGCGCAGCGAGGCGAGCGCCTTTTCCGCAAGACCCTTGCCGTAAGGTGGATCGAGGAAGGCTAGCGTGAATGGCTCCATCGGATGTGCGGGCCCGAGTTGCGTGGCGTCGCGGCGATAGACCTTGGTGACGCCACCGAGACCCAGCGCCTCGACATTATTGCGCAACAGCGCGCGCGCCTCCGCGCCATTGTCGATGAACAGCGCGAACGACGCACCGCGCGACACCGCCTCGATGCCGAGCGCGCCGGTGCCTGCAAACAGGTCGAGCACCCGGGCATCGACCGCGGGATTCTCGTAGGCGTGCATCAGGATATTGAACACCGACTCGCGCAGGCGATCCTGCGTCGGCCTGATATCCTTCGACGCAGGCGAGGCGATGTTGCGCCCTCGCATCCTTCCGCCGACGACGCGCATCCTTAGTCCTTCGGCGTCAGATCGCGCTTGCCGTGATAGCCGCGCTTCGGCTTGCGCGGCGGACCATAACCGTTGGCCTCGGCTTCGTTGCGCGCGCGCTTCTCGTCGCTGCCGCTGCGCTGCACCACGACGGTACGGCCCTTGCGATCCTCGATCTTCGAGCGCTTGATCTTCTTGTTGTCGGCCTTGGTGCGAAGCGGCGTGCCGTCCCGGCCCACCTTCGGGCCTTCGTCATCGCGCACTGGCTTGTCGAACTGCGCGCCGGACATCGTGGCGATCTTCTCACCGAGCTGCTCGCGCAGCACCCGGCTCTTGATCTCCTCGACCTGCCCTTCCGGGATTTCGCCGAGCTGGAACGGACCATAAGAGATGCGAATGAGCCGGTTCACCTCAAGTCCGAGATGAGCCATCACGTTACGCACCTCACGGTTCTTGCCCTCGCGGATCGCGAAAGTCACCCAGACGTTGGCACCCTGATCGCGCTCAAGCGTCGCATCGATCGAACCATATTTGACGCCATCAACCTCGACGCCGTTCTTCAGCTCATCGAGTTGCGCTTGGGTCACCTCACCGTGTGCACGGACGCGATAGCGCCGCAGCCAGCCGGTGTCAGGATGTTCGAGCGCGCGTGACAACCCGCCATCATTGGTGAGCAGCAGCAGGCCTTCGGTGTTGAAGTCGAGCCGGCCGATCGAGATCAGGCGTGGCAAGCCTTCCGGCAGATGATCGAACACCGTCGGGCGGCCTTCGGGGTCGTCGTGCGTCGTCATCAACCCACGCGGCTTGTGATAGAGGAACAGCCGCGTGCGCTCGCGCTCCGGCAACGGCTTGCCGTCGATTGTAATGACGTCGCGCACGGTGACATCGAGCGCGGGCGAATTGATCACGCGGCCGTTGACGGCAACGCGCCCCTGCGTGATCCATTCCTCCGCATCGCGCCGCGAGCACAACCCTGCC includes:
- a CDS encoding M16 family metallopeptidase, whose translation is MRNALKNLVRPLAFGAALLAFGHVPAQAAAKIQRVVSPGGIEAWLVQDATVPLVAMQFAFTGGSAQDPADKPGVAQLMADNLDEGAGDLDSNAYHERLERRAIQMNFTVTRDQIRGSLRMLKDNRDEAFDLLRLALTAPRFDAEPLERVRAQTISILRRESVTPGSIAGNKFFAAGFPNHPYAHSPRGTLESVPTITADDLRTYREKVFARDGLTVAVVGDIDAEALGQLLDKTFGTLPAKGTLAPVPDVTIATGDNRIFVPLDVPQTNILFGGPSIKRDDPDFMAAYIVNHIIGGGSLSSRLYHEVREKRGLVYSVSTSLWWMDKTSIFLGNTATRADRANETADRIAAELKRIADDGPTQQELDEAKSYLKGSQMVALDSSTKFAGALLQYQLDKLGIDYLDRRPAIIDAVTLDDAKRVAKKIWSHQLLTVSVGRPPAEAATPKPIKN
- the arfB gene encoding alternative ribosome rescue aminoacyl-tRNA hydrolase ArfB, encoding MIRVTRDIVIDESDIDISFVRASGPGGQNVNKLSTAAQLRLDVGRLQLATDTLTRLQTLAGQRMTKDGVLVLHAQRFRTQERNRADAIERLLVLLREAAVRPKTRRPTRPTLGSKKRRLDGKKRRSDIKAGRSTRFDD
- the mutL gene encoding DNA mismatch repair endonuclease MutL: MPVRQLPEQIVNRIAAGEVVERPASAVKELVENAIDAGGSRIDIFTEGGGRRRIAITDDGSGMTRGDLALAVERHATSKLDDEDLLRIRTLGFRGEALPSIGSVAKLAITTRHASEPHAWALEVDAGTKSGITPAALAHGTRVEVSDLFYATPARLKFLKTDRTEAEAIREVVRRLAMARPDIAFTLAGEERAPITWAAALPGAPGRLTRLGDILGSDFRTHAIEVRAEREDVSVEGFAAAPSLTRANALGQYLFVNGRPVRDKLILGAVRAAYSDYLPRDRHPIVALFVTLDPQEVDANVHPAKTEVRFRNAGLVRALIIHALKDGLAREGRRTAANTNGAAITTAFRREDLPRGGYDWRSSPAAPFASHPSSTAMAFDEAPQATFDAYAPSADARGHDTPLTDAVNQPLGAARTQLHANYIVAQTNDGLVLVDQHAAHERIVYERLKASLERNGVQRQMLLIPEIVEMDEAVVEKLLARTDELEKYGLAIESFGPGAVAVRETPSLLGKTNAASLLRDLAEHMAEWDEALPLERRLMHVAATMACHGSVRAGRILKVEEMNALLREMEATPNSGQCNHGRPTYVELKLADIEKLFGRR
- the rsmD gene encoding 16S rRNA (guanine(966)-N(2))-methyltransferase RsmD; the protein is MRVVGGRMRGRNIASPASKDIRPTQDRLRESVFNILMHAYENPAVDARVLDLFAGTGALGIEAVSRGASFALFIDNGAEARALLRNNVEALGLGGVTKVYRRDATQLGPAHPMEPFTLAFLDPPYGKGLAEKALASLREGKWLVPGALVVVEETTAAAFAAPEGYEELERRAYDDTEFVFLRAGD